From the genome of Simkania negevensis Z:
CTTCCTTTAACCTTTCTTTTGCTTCTTCACATTGCACATGCACTTCGTTTTCCTTTATTAAATAAGGGTGCAAGTGAGAGTTTGATGATGAATAAAGTCCAAAGCTTTCAACTCTAGTAGACATAAGTCTAACTCCTTTTCATTTAATGAATAAAGATTACAGAAAATTAAATTTTTTGTCAACTTAATTCTAAGACGGAGAATTAAAAACAACTATTGATTTTTCAATCTTCCAATCCTAATTCCTTTATTAGGAGGTCCATAGAATAATTCACCTTGAAATAGTGTGCAGTAGGGCACATCTTTATTTATGAGGTCTATTAAAATATACTTTTGGAGATCAGACTTGCTTATGGAAAGCGTATAATCCCGTTCTAAGGATTTCATTATGTGATCAGAAAGCATTTCTCTTGAATTGTATGCACTATGAATCGCAGGGCTTATCATCGATTCTGTAGCAAGGGGAAGAATTCTGACCGGATATTCTTTTACTGCCAATTGAAATTCTTCAAGAAAAGATACTTCTTTTTCGTTAATTTTCATGTGTTTCCCAAGGGGAACTCCCATCGATGTTTTTGAAGCTAAAATCACTTCTAAATCAATTGGAATCAACAATAGTTCTTCACCAACCCGAGAAAAAATAAAATTCTGTGGAATAAGGTCACCGACTTTCATTTTAGTTAGAATGGAGTCTAATCCTATGGCTTGATCAGATAAAGAACTTGTATCTTTGCTGAAAGCTATATATAGAGGGCGAAGTTCGGAGAGTACTTTTTTTGTAAGCTTGTCGCTTTGCTTTTCTTCGCCTTGCTCTTCTTCTACAAAGGCTTCTAATTCTTTAACTTGAACGAGAGTGTTTAAATCGACCTTTATTTTTTCGAAACTATCTTTGTAGTGTCCAAAAGTTAAAGCATCGAATTTTTTTTCGTGTGTTTCAAGAATTTCTGAAGCTCCTTTTGGGTTCTTTGCTTGTAAACAGTCTCGAGCTTTCAATATTGCTTCGGCCACCCTTTCTCTTTCCTTAATAAAAGTCCAGACATCCGCGAAATGTACTTGACTAAACTGCTTTCCGTCTTTGAATTCCCAAAGGCTACAAGCTCCAATATCCTCTAGATTTATCCATTTTTCCTCAGCTTTCGGATTCAAGATAACGCACTGAGGGAGATTTCTATCTCCTAGACTATTAACTTTTTGAAAACAGCTAAAGACAGCTTTATCTATCTGTGCATCTCTAGGTTTAAAGACAAACTTAAATGTTCTATCTCCTGACCGAAGAGTAATAATTAAAGGGGCTTTTCCTTTATTATGGGTAGTTGCAAAGCCCTTTAGAGCCGAAGTAATTTCGATATTAAGGTCAGCCGAATCTCTTAGCTCTAGGGGGATAGTGATTCCATTTTTTTCAAAGTGATCGAAGATTAGAGAGCGGTTGAGATTAATAAACTCGTGAACTTGTACTTCATAGCTCTTTTGATTAAATATTTTACACAAAGCTATTTGCACATTGCATGCAAAGTCAGTAAGATCGCACTTTTGTACGAAGAGGAATCTTAAATCTTCTTTTTCTAATCCGATGTTTTCATACTTTTTAAGTACTTCTCCGACCTTAGTCTCCAGCTCTAACTCTTTATTCGCAGCTTCCGGTGAATTCGATAAAAGTGCCTCCTGTAATTCAATAAAGGGTACTTTCAGCTCATTTAGTTCGACTTCAAGAGCTGTAAACTCAGCTATAAATGGGTCTTGTGAAGCTATTTTTTTTAATCTTTCTAAATTTTCATTTCTTTCCATCTGACAGATATGAACAGCTCCTTCAACATCAGCAGGCATTGAACTTAGCGATTCTGAATGCTTGGAAGAGCTTGATGTCTTTTCCATACCTGTCTGCGGTGGAAAAATCGACCTCGAAGAAGATGAATAATTTTGAGTCGGGTCCATTTTACCTGTTAAATGAGAAGTCAATGAGTAAAAACAATCGCTGATTGAATTCTTTTTACTTGTTCAGCTCCTAAGATAAGCACAAGTAAATGGAATACACCAACCCTATTTCTTTTTTTGCCCTTTACGGAACAAATACCAGATATCGCCACAAAATGAAAGTTTTATGATAAGATTCTGAGTGGTTTGTAATGTATTTTTTCGCAACTAGAGTGAAACTCATTCAAATTTTCGTTCAAATCAAAACTTGCTCTATTTGCAAATGCTATCTTTGCTTGGATTAGCATCCAACAGATAGAAAGCTCTGACTATAAAGGAATACAAACAGTTTAGAATGCTTTGACGTCACAAATTATGAAGAAGCAAAAAAGTCTCATGCAAATTGGATCTGGAAGCAACTTGAACTCATAACTGTTCAGGAGGCTGTAGAGGTTTGGCTGTCAACGCTTAGTTCGAAAACGCAAATCAATTATAAATCTGCGTTGAGACGTTTGGCAGAGATTGGGTTGTTCGATCCTTTCGTCAGCTTGCAAGCTTTTGCGCTAGTCAACCATGAGGTGGTTGTAGATCAGATTAAGTCGGTTGCTTATTGGAGCGAATATACAAGACAGGCGAGAGCGGCGGGGTATATTTCGTTCACAGGTTTTTTACACCGTCGTTCGAGAGGACTTATTCCCAAAGCTCTTGCGAATAGGGAAGGACATGGAAAAACTTTTTTCAAGGTTTACGATAAGGTGAAGACGGCAGCGATGAGTCAGGCTCAATGGTGCGCTTTTTTAGAGGAGCTGGAAAAGATCAGTCCCAGGGAGTGTTTGATTGCAAAGGTGATGCTTCAAGGGCGGAAAAGGGCTAGAGAGGTCCTTGCTCTTGAGACGGGGCAGATCCGTTGGGATCGGAGGAAGATAGAGT
Proteins encoded in this window:
- a CDS encoding site-specific integrase produces the protein MRRLAEIGLFDPFVSLQAFALVNHEVVVDQIKSVAYWSEYTRQARAAGYISFTGFLHRRSRGLIPKALANREGHGKTFFKVYDKVKTAAMSQAQWCAFLEELEKISPRECLIAKVMLQGRKRAREVLALETGQIRWDRRKIEFSQSKMKGMKKVTVMERLKEYVAEREGRVFVTRTGKGIQLNRLSETFAEAGRRAGIPG